Proteins encoded in a region of the Orcinus orca chromosome 8, mOrcOrc1.1, whole genome shotgun sequence genome:
- the CHKA gene encoding choline kinase alpha isoform X5 → MLFQCSLPDTLATVGDEPRKVLLRLYGAILKMRSCNKEGSEQAQKDNEFQGAEAMVLESVMFAILAERSLGPKLFGIFPQGRLEQFIPSRRLDTEELSLPDISAEIAEKMARFHGMKMPFNKEPKWLFGTMEKYLNQVLRIKFTGESKVKQLHKFLSYNLPLELENLRSLLESTPSPVVFCHNDCQEGNILLLEGRENSENQKLMLIDFEYSSYNYRGFDIGNHFCEWMYDYNYEKYPLFRANILKYPTRKQQLHFISNYLAAFQNEFENLSTEEKSVIEEEMLLEVNRFALASHFFWGLWSIVQAKISSIEFGYMEYAQARFDAYFDQKRKLGV, encoded by the exons CGGTCCTGTAATAAGGAGGGATCCGAACAAGCTCAGAAAGACAATGAATTTCAA GGCGCCGAGGCCATGGTTCTGGAGAGCGTTATGTTTGCCATCCTTGCAGAGAGGTCGCTGGGGCCAAAGCTCTTTGGCATCTTCCCCCAAGGCCGCCTGGAGCAGTTTATCCCG AGCCGGCGATTAGACACTGAAGAATTAAGTTTGCCAGATATTTCTGCAGAAATAGCTGAGAAAATGGCCAGATTTCATGGTATGAAAATGCCATTCAATAAGGAACCAAAATGGCTTTTTGGAACAATGGAAAA ATACCTGAATCAAGTGCTGAGAATTAAATTTACTGGGGAATCCAAAGTTAAGCAGCTCCACAAATTCCTCAGTTACAACCTGCCTTTGGAACTAGAAAACCTGAG ATCATTACTTGAATCCACTCCATCTCCCGTCGTGTTTTGTCACAATGACTGTCAGGAAG GTAATATCTTATTGCTGGAAGGCAGGGAGAATTCTGAAAACCAGAAACTGATGCTCATCGACTTTGAATACAGCAGTTACAACTACAG GGGATTCGACATTGGGAATCATTTCTGTGAATGGATGTACGATTATAATTACGAAAAGTACCCTCTTTTCAGAGCAAACATCCTGAAGTATCCCACCAGGAAGCAACAG ctccatTTCATTTCCAATTACTTGGCTGCATtccaaaatgaatttgaaaacctCAGTACTGAAGAAAAGTCCGTTATAGAAGAAGAAATGTTGCTTGAAGTCAatag GTTTGCCCTTGCGTCCCATTTCTTCTGGGGACTTTGGTCCATCGTACAGGCCAAGATTTCATCCATTGAATTTGGGTACATG GAGTATGCCCAGGCCAGGTTCGATGCCTATTTCGACCAGAAGAGGAAGCTTGGGGTGTGA